Proteins encoded in a region of the Zea mays cultivar B73 chromosome 4, Zm-B73-REFERENCE-NAM-5.0, whole genome shotgun sequence genome:
- the LOC100193382 gene encoding uncharacterized LOC100193382, protein MTGVEPAIIGAIANLAAPVLPIAIKGIQGALKKRQVRDSDVETLKSQLSYIQGIIRDTRKTIRSSQDPSDRLQSWAGYLRCLAYDIEDLIEGRRAGTMTGAKLNGKITIIQDLIRCVQSYPEFMAVPTNEAPSQGAASSSTTSSTQGFPLADLVGKKEDLDELLDLLVRRPDNELDKVLKVMVISVVGFGGIGETKLCHTVYTDVQESRRFSLHAYVSAAGKDCSIVLEEIIEQFRLQEDPQDSSGGFFHRFAGAFPGARRTDQVHGLPEYLQRKRYFVVVDGVESEELVSGIASAFPDNSMGSRIIMGMRTAVGRDAERCVGHRHKMWPLEDKQSVVCFLNEAERRRRRHEQDLSDFAVDSKFY, encoded by the exons ATGACAGGTGTGGAGCCAGCAATTATCGGTGCAATCGCTAACTTGGCGGCCCCGGTCCTGCCTATAGCCATTAAAGGGATACAAGGTGCACTGAAGAAACGGCAAGTCCGTGACAGTGATGTTGAAACCCTGAAATCCCAGCTTAGCTACATCCAGGGCATCATCCGTGATACTCGGAAGACTATCAGGAGTTCCCAAGACCCGTCCGACAGGCTTCAATCCTGGGCTGGATACCTCAGATGCTTGGCGTACGACATCGAAGACCTAATAGAAGGCCGCCGTGCCGGAACCATGACAGGTGCGAAGCTTAATGGCAAGATTACTATCATCCAGGATTTAATCAGATGTGTACAGTCCTATCCGGAGTTTATGGCGGTTCCGACGAATGAGGCTCCTAGTCAAGGCGCTGCTTCTTCCTCCACTACTTCAAGCACCCAGGGCTTTCCGCTGGCTGATCTTGTGGGCAAGAAGGAGGACCTCGATGAGCTTCTGGACCTCCTCGTCCGGAGACCCGACAATGAGCTGGACAAGGTCCTCAAGGTGATGGTGATCTCCGTCGTCGGCTTCGGTGGCATAGGGGAGACCAAGCTTTGCCACACAGTGTACACGGACGTACAGGAGAGCAGAAGGTTCTCCCTGCATGCGTATGTCAGCGCTGCTGGGAAGGACTGCAGCATCGTTCTGGAAGAGATAATCGAGCAATTTAGACTGCAAGAGGATCCACAAGATAGCAGTGGTGGATTTTTTCACAG ATTCGCCGGAGCGTTTCCTGGGGCTCGTCGTACTGACCAAGTTCATGGGTTACCCGAGTATCTCCAAAGGAAAAG GTATTTTGTGGTGGTGGATGGCGTGGAGTCTGAAGAACTGGTGAGTGGCATAGCATCTGCCTTCCCGGATAATAGTATGGGCAGTAGAATTATCATGGGTATGAGGACCGCAGTGGGCAGGGATGCAGAGAGATGTGTGGGTCATCGTCACAAGATGTGGCCACTTGAAGACAAGCAGTCGGTGGTGTGCTTCCTAAATGAAGCggagcggcggcgacgacgacatGAACAAGATTTATCGGATTTTGCAGTGGATTCCAAATTTTATTGA